The genomic region TAAGTATTTTAGTATTAATGTTTTTAGCAATCGTAGGTTGTTCATCAAATGATGAGATGATTAAAAGGAATAAGGAAACAGATAGAGAAATTGAAATTGCAAACCATTTTGGTTCTAATCTTGAAATTGTTGAAATTAATAAACAAAAAGTAATTGATTTTGGAGGAAAAAATATTATTGTGAATATTGATCATTACTACAAAGGGAAAAAGCAGAACGATAGTATTAAAAATGAACTATTTGATTTAGAAAATTATGAAAAAAATATTGAAGTAATTATTTCAAGTGAAAAAAGTGTAAAAACAAAAAAGGAATATAGAATAACTATTGGTGATCAGTTTGCATATGCGACATCTGATGGTGTTATAAATAAAATAAGCAAAAAAGATAATTCTGAAACAGGGAGTAGCTATAACGATTTTAATGAAATTAAATTAAATAAGCCGATTCTTTTAAATGTTATTGGGCTTGGTGTAGATGTAATTGATAACCCTAATGAAACTTTAGAGTCTTTAATAAAAAATAATGACGAATTCGTAGTTATGTATGTTACTATTTCTGATAAGTAGCACAAAAATTAATCAATATTTTGTTTGAAAAAGTATAAAAAAATTAACACTAGGAATAATCTAGTGTTTTTTGTATATGTGACATAGTGATGTCGTATAATATAGATATAATAGTAGATATAAAGGGGTGAAAGATCATGAAAATTGATTATAAAAAGGATTATAAAGAAATATATTTACCAAGCAAAAAACCAACAGTTATTAAGTTAGAGCCAATGAAATATGTATGTGTAGAGTATTTAGGAGATCCAAATGAAGCTAGATACCAATATACTATGTCTACTTTGTATGGGTTTTCATATACAACTAAAATGAAATCAAAACATATGGATAACTATTATGAATATACTGTTTTTCCTTTGGAAGGTATTTGGGATTTGCAAAATTATCAATTAGATGCTAAAGATAAAAGTAATTTTAAGGCTAAAATGATGATTAGACAACCTGATTTTTTAGATGAAAAATTATTTGAGGAATATCGTAGTGTTTTATTAAATAAAGAAACAGATGAAAACGCTAAAGAAGTTATTAATAAAGCAACCCTTGAGATTATTGATGAGGGATTATGTTTGCAAATGCTACATATTGGAAGTTATGATAGTGAGCTTGAAACTTTTAAGATAATGGAAGAATATTGTCAAGAAAATGGATATATAAGAAAAAGTAAAGTTCATAAAGAAATATATTTAAGTGATCCTAGAAGGGTTGCTAAAGAAAAATTAAGAACAGTTTTAAGATTTCAAATTGAAAAAGAGTTATAAATAAAAATTATCAAAAAAATATGTGGTACATAAATATAGGTAAAACCTCTCTTGAGTGTAGATAGAGGGGTTTTACTGTTTAAATATATTTTATATGTTAAAAATGATATAATTTTTTAAAAGAGGTGAGCAAAATGAAAAAAAGAAAAATAATTGCTTTGTTAATGATTGCTGTTGTTTTATGTGGTTGTAGTAAGAACTATACAGATGATTTTGCTAAAAAATACGACAAATATTTAAAATATGCTTTTAATTATTATTATATTGAAAAAAAGGTGATTGAATATAATAGTTCTCCTATTCCGGGTGCAGGTACATATTTAGAGTGGAATATTAAATATAATGATAATGAAAAAGTAGAAAGAGATTTTACATTTCAAAATTATTGGTATTCAGATAATTATAGTAAATTAGCAAGCCAAATATTTTTCTATGCCAAAGAAAGAGTTAATGAAGAAATTTCAAGTGATAAATATGTTAAGCTTTTAACAAATAAAATAACATATAAAAATGCAAACTTATATACTGATTTAGAAATTGATGAAAAAAATTATGACATGTTAATTGATGAAGTAAATGGAATTGATTTTGTTAATTTTGATATAAAGAAATTAAATAAGTATTATGCTAAGTATCAAATATCATTTGTTATGGAATTAAATGATAAAGATAAATTAGAAAAAACAAAAGAAAAATTAATGAAAAACATTGCCAAAGGTATGCGAGAATTTAGAAAAGAGACACAAACAAATGAGATTACTTTTGAATGTAATATCTATAATAAAACAAAAAAGTATAAAGCTACTTATAAAATAAATGGTTCACAAATAACACTAATTAAAGAAAGTAGTGAAAATAGATAATATACTCCTTTT from Bacilli bacterium PM5-9 harbors:
- a CDS encoding hypothetical protein (product_source=COG4832; cog=COG4832; pfam=PF06445; smart=SM00871; superfamily=55136), which gives rise to MKIDYKKDYKEIYLPSKKPTVIKLEPMKYVCVEYLGDPNEARYQYTMSTLYGFSYTTKMKSKHMDNYYEYTVFPLEGIWDLQNYQLDAKDKSNFKAKMMIRQPDFLDEKLFEEYRSVLLNKETDENAKEVINKATLEIIDEGLCLQMLHIGSYDSELETFKIMEEYCQENGYIRKSKVHKEIYLSDPRRVAKEKLRTVLRFQIEKEL
- a CDS encoding hypothetical protein (product_source=Hypo-rule applied; cleavage_site_network=SignalP-noTM; superfamily=160980), whose translation is MKKRKIIALLMIAVVLCGCSKNYTDDFAKKYDKYLKYAFNYYYIEKKVIEYNSSPIPGAGTYLEWNIKYNDNEKVERDFTFQNYWYSDNYSKLASQIFFYAKERVNEEISSDKYVKLLTNKITYKNANLYTDLEIDEKNYDMLIDEVNGIDFVNFDIKKLNKYYAKYQISFVMELNDKDKLEKTKEKLMKNIAKGMREFRKETQTNEITFECNIYNKTKKYKATYKINGSQITLIKESSENR
- a CDS encoding hypothetical protein (product_source=Hypo-rule applied; cath_funfam=2.30.29.30; cleavage_site_network=SignalP-noTM; superfamily=50249), with protein sequence MKKVSILVLMFLAIVGCSSNDEMIKRNKETDREIEIANHFGSNLEIVEINKQKVIDFGGKNIIVNIDHYYKGKKQNDSIKNELFDLENYEKNIEVIISSEKSVKTKKEYRITIGDQFAYATSDGVINKISKKDNSETGSSYNDFNEIKLNKPILLNVIGLGVDVIDNPNETLESLIKNNDEFVVMYVTISDK